A window from Aeromonas rivipollensis encodes these proteins:
- a CDS encoding lysoplasmalogenase, translated as MLLSFLIIASGWWHIRAAYGSDSRQFYISKPLTMLFIIALAFGYQSDDHNGSHAWILLGLCLSLAGDVLLMLPRDRFIQGLAAFFVAHLCYIVGFAQGPLVLKLVDGLLLLLVAGMVFGLLWGKLGEMKIPVFCYMLVIIAMAWVAAGAWHASLTAGSAAALVGALMFLFSDSMLALDRFRRPFPHATAWIMSSYFAAQFLIAASLAG; from the coding sequence ATGTTATTGAGTTTCTTGATCATCGCATCTGGCTGGTGGCATATCCGCGCGGCTTATGGCTCAGACTCCCGTCAGTTCTACATCAGCAAACCGCTGACCATGCTGTTCATCATCGCCCTGGCCTTTGGCTACCAGAGCGATGACCACAACGGTTCCCACGCCTGGATCCTGCTCGGCCTCTGCCTGTCGCTGGCCGGGGACGTGCTGCTGATGCTGCCACGGGATCGCTTCATCCAGGGATTGGCGGCATTTTTTGTCGCGCACCTCTGCTACATAGTCGGTTTCGCCCAGGGCCCCCTGGTGCTCAAGCTGGTGGATGGTCTGCTGCTGTTGCTGGTGGCCGGCATGGTGTTCGGCCTGCTGTGGGGCAAGCTCGGGGAGATGAAGATCCCCGTCTTCTGCTACATGCTGGTGATCATCGCCATGGCCTGGGTCGCCGCCGGCGCCTGGCACGCCTCTCTTACGGCAGGTTCTGCTGCGGCCCTGGTGGGGGCGCTGATGTTCCTCTTCTCCGACAGCATGCTGGCCCTTGACCGCTTCCGCCGCCCCTTCCCCCATGCCACGGCCTGGATCATGAGCAGCTACTTCGCCGCCCAGTTCCTGATCGCCGCCTCTCTGGCGGGATAA
- a CDS encoding TRAP transporter permease yields MQDKQLSTEELIAQDVGARLPLGLMGWLITGLALAWSLFQLWIASPLPFMLGFGVLNDTETRAIHLTFALLLAYLVFPAFRRSPRDRVPLGDIALGLIAAGAAAYLFVMYEALAQRPGNLTTADLVTACIGIPLLLEATRRALGPALAVIALVFLAYSLAGPWMPGLLAHRGVSFTALANHQWITTEGVFGIALGVSTSFVFLFVLFGALLERAGAGHYFIQLAFSLLGHLRGGPAKAAVVASALTGVISGSSIANVVTTGTFTIPMMKRVGFSKEKAGAVEVASSVNGQIMPPVMGAAAFLMVEYVGIPYVEIIKHAFLPAAISYIALLYIVHLEALKLGMQPIGGHQPKPWLRRLTGFAFGATLISGLSMAVYHGLGWLKPALGDYALPGISLLLAAVYLGLLKIAASNAPLPAEDPDQPLTELPNTRAVLLSGLHFLLPVVVLVWCLMVERLSPGLSAFWGTVMLVIILLTQRPLLNWLRTDGKHDYGSARDGLVDLKEGLVAGARNMIGIGIATATAGIIVGAVSQTGVGLVLADLVEMLSMGNLLLMLILTALLSLILGMGLPTTANYIVVSSLLAPVVVTLGQQNGLIVPLIAVHLFVFYFGIMADVTPPVGLASFAAAAVSKGDPIKTGITAFYYSLRTAALPFLFIFNTDLLLIDVDFAHGVLIFVVATVAMLIFAAATQGWFLVKSRWYENVLLLLVAFTLFRPGFWMDIVHDPYSETPPAQLAQTLGEVEAESTLRLRIQGEDAVGKLRQSTVLLAVPAGADGEERLASLGLALYEQDGKTLIDNVTFGSPAAAAGMEFDQEILSVKAPTERWHKELMWIPGFLLFALVVWLQRRRVTRS; encoded by the coding sequence ATGCAAGATAAACAACTCTCTACCGAGGAACTGATCGCCCAGGACGTGGGCGCCCGGCTGCCGCTCGGCCTCATGGGCTGGCTGATCACCGGGCTGGCGCTGGCCTGGTCCCTGTTCCAGCTCTGGATCGCCTCTCCGCTGCCCTTCATGCTGGGATTTGGCGTCCTCAATGACACCGAAACCCGCGCCATTCACCTGACCTTCGCCCTGCTGCTGGCCTATCTGGTGTTCCCGGCCTTCCGGCGCTCCCCCAGAGACAGGGTGCCGCTCGGCGATATCGCCCTCGGTCTGATCGCCGCCGGTGCCGCCGCCTATCTGTTCGTCATGTATGAGGCCCTGGCCCAGCGCCCCGGCAACCTGACCACGGCCGATCTGGTCACCGCCTGCATCGGCATACCGCTGCTGCTGGAGGCGACCCGCCGCGCCCTGGGCCCGGCCCTGGCGGTGATCGCCCTGGTGTTTCTCGCCTACAGCCTGGCCGGCCCCTGGATGCCGGGGCTGCTGGCGCACCGCGGGGTGAGCTTCACCGCCCTGGCGAACCACCAGTGGATCACCACCGAGGGGGTGTTCGGCATCGCCCTCGGGGTCTCCACCAGCTTCGTGTTCCTGTTCGTGCTGTTCGGCGCCCTGCTGGAGCGGGCCGGTGCCGGTCACTACTTCATCCAGCTCGCCTTCAGCCTGCTCGGCCACCTGCGCGGTGGCCCGGCCAAGGCGGCCGTGGTGGCCTCGGCCCTGACCGGGGTCATCTCCGGTTCCTCCATCGCCAACGTGGTGACCACGGGCACCTTCACCATCCCCATGATGAAGCGGGTCGGCTTCTCCAAGGAGAAGGCGGGGGCGGTCGAGGTGGCCTCCTCGGTCAACGGCCAGATCATGCCCCCCGTGATGGGGGCGGCGGCCTTCCTGATGGTGGAGTATGTGGGCATTCCCTACGTGGAGATCATCAAGCACGCCTTCCTGCCGGCGGCCATCTCCTACATAGCGCTGCTCTACATAGTCCACCTGGAAGCGCTCAAGCTCGGCATGCAGCCCATCGGCGGTCATCAACCCAAGCCCTGGCTGCGTCGTCTGACCGGCTTCGCCTTCGGTGCCACCCTCATCAGCGGCCTGTCGATGGCGGTCTACCATGGTCTGGGCTGGCTCAAGCCTGCGCTGGGGGACTACGCCCTGCCGGGGATATCCCTGTTGCTGGCGGCCGTCTATCTGGGGCTGCTGAAGATAGCGGCCAGCAATGCGCCGCTGCCCGCCGAGGATCCGGATCAGCCCCTCACCGAGCTGCCCAACACCCGCGCCGTGCTGCTCTCCGGTCTGCACTTCCTGCTGCCCGTGGTGGTACTGGTGTGGTGCCTGATGGTGGAGCGCCTCTCCCCCGGGCTGTCGGCCTTCTGGGGCACCGTCATGCTGGTGATCATCCTGCTGACCCAGCGGCCGCTGCTCAACTGGCTGCGCACCGACGGCAAGCATGACTACGGCTCGGCCCGCGACGGTCTGGTGGACTTGAAGGAGGGCCTGGTGGCCGGTGCCCGCAACATGATCGGCATCGGCATCGCCACCGCCACCGCCGGCATCATAGTCGGTGCCGTCTCCCAGACCGGGGTCGGCCTGGTGCTGGCGGATCTGGTGGAGATGCTCTCCATGGGCAACCTGCTGCTGATGTTGATCCTCACCGCCCTGCTGAGTCTGATCCTCGGCATGGGGCTGCCCACCACCGCCAACTACATAGTGGTCTCCAGCCTGCTGGCGCCGGTGGTGGTGACGCTGGGGCAGCAGAACGGCCTCATAGTGCCGCTCATCGCCGTGCACCTGTTCGTGTTCTATTTCGGCATCATGGCGGACGTGACCCCGCCGGTGGGGCTGGCCTCGTTCGCGGCGGCCGCCGTCTCCAAGGGGGATCCCATCAAGACCGGGATCACCGCTTTCTACTACAGCCTGCGCACCGCGGCGCTGCCCTTCCTGTTCATCTTCAACACTGATCTGCTGCTGATCGATGTGGACTTCGCCCACGGGGTGCTGATCTTCGTGGTGGCCACGGTCGCCATGCTGATCTTCGCCGCCGCCACCCAGGGCTGGTTCCTGGTGAAGAGCCGCTGGTACGAGAATGTGCTGCTGTTGCTGGTGGCTTTCACCCTGTTCCGTCCCGGTTTCTGGATGGACATAGTGCACGATCCCTATAGTGAGACGCCCCCCGCCCAGCTGGCCCAGACCCTGGGCGAGGTGGAAGCGGAGAGCACCCTGCGACTGCGGATCCAGGGGGAGGATGCAGTGGGCAAGCTGCGTCAATCCACAGTGCTGCTGGCGGTACCGGCCGGTGCCGATGGCGAAGAGCGATTGGCCAGCCTGGGGCTGGCCCTGTACGAGCAGGACGGCAAGACCCTGATCGACAACGTCACCTTCGGCAGTCCGGCCGCGGCGGCCGGCATGGAGTTTGACCAGGAGATCCTCTCCGTCAAGGCGCCTACCGAGCGCTGGCACAAGGAGCTGATGTGGATCCCGGGCTTCCTGCTGTTTGCGCTGGTGGTCTGGCTGCAACGGCGACGGGTCACCCGCTCATAG
- a CDS encoding TAXI family TRAP transporter solute-binding subunit, whose product MKGLSLACALSAALVGATFGGPVQAQERFVTIGTGGQTGVYYVAGQSICRFLNRGAADHQIKCNAPASGGGVANVNGIRSGEFNFGIMQSDHQYKAMKGLPPFQAEGAMDDMRAVFSLQSEVFTILARRDAKIASFDDLKGKRVNIGNPGSGQRDTMEEIMAVKGWKKGDFGLVSELKPAEQASALGDNNIDAMSYFVGHPNGAIQEASTTTDAVLVPVTGADIDKLLAEKSYYTKAEIPGGIYKGSDQPTPSIGGKAVLSTSAKADPEVVYQLVKSVFDNLDRFKRLHPAFADLKEADMIKVGLSAPLHEGAARYYKERGWL is encoded by the coding sequence ATGAAAGGATTATCCTTGGCGTGCGCCCTGTCGGCGGCTCTGGTCGGTGCTACTTTCGGTGGTCCGGTGCAAGCGCAGGAGCGCTTCGTGACCATAGGCACCGGCGGTCAGACCGGCGTCTACTACGTGGCGGGCCAGTCCATCTGTCGTTTCCTCAATCGCGGCGCCGCCGATCACCAGATCAAGTGCAACGCGCCGGCCAGTGGCGGTGGCGTGGCCAACGTCAACGGCATCCGCAGCGGTGAGTTCAACTTCGGCATCATGCAGTCCGACCACCAGTACAAGGCGATGAAGGGGCTGCCCCCCTTCCAGGCCGAAGGGGCCATGGATGACATGCGCGCCGTCTTCTCCCTGCAGAGCGAGGTGTTCACCATCCTGGCTCGCCGCGACGCCAAGATCGCCAGCTTCGACGACCTGAAGGGCAAGCGCGTCAACATCGGCAACCCGGGCTCCGGCCAGCGCGACACCATGGAAGAGATCATGGCGGTCAAGGGCTGGAAGAAGGGCGACTTCGGCCTGGTCTCCGAGCTGAAACCAGCGGAGCAGGCCTCCGCCCTGGGTGACAACAACATCGACGCCATGAGCTACTTCGTCGGCCACCCGAACGGTGCCATCCAGGAAGCTTCCACCACCACGGACGCCGTGCTGGTGCCGGTGACCGGCGCCGACATCGACAAGCTGCTGGCCGAGAAGAGCTACTACACCAAGGCCGAGATCCCGGGCGGCATCTACAAGGGCAGCGACCAGCCGACCCCGTCCATCGGTGGCAAGGCGGTGCTCTCCACCAGTGCCAAGGCCGATCCTGAAGTGGTCTACCAGCTGGTCAAGTCGGTGTTCGACAACCTGGATCGTTTCAAGCGTCTGCACCCGGCCTTCGCAGATCTGAAAGAGGCCGACATGATCAAGGTGGGTCTCTCCGCGCCCCTGCATGAAGGCGCCGCACGTTACTACAAAGAGCGTGGCTGGCTCTGA
- a CDS encoding S9 family peptidase yields MFIFPRGLLLLACLVAVPCTHANEEPVMPTSETPILPPVAPKHPHTLKKHGDVRIDNYYWLRDDERQKPEVLDYLKAENAYTEAMLKPVRPLRDQLYKEMVARIPQQDESVPYVKNGYRYQTRYEPGKEYAIYSRTRVGEKDASLMLDSNQRAEGHEFYSLGALEVSRNNRWLAVAEDFLSRRQYQIQFLDLESGTWATDKLENTSGNLVWANDSKTVFYVRKHPKTLLPYQVYRHELGSDPAKDQLVYEEKDDSFYVSLYATTSEDFIVIALSSTTTSEARLIDANTPVQAPRLFLPRQVDHEYSLDHYRGRFYVRSNKDGKNFGLYETRESPVDRWKAVITPNPDVLLESYALFRDWLVLEERSKGLTRLRQINWQSGEQKEIAFDDPTYVTWLAYNPEPETSALRYGYSSMTTPSSTYELNLDSGKRTLLKQQPVAGFKADKYASERVWVTARDGVAVPVSLVYRKDLFKKEGKNPLLVYGYGSYGASMDPDFSSSRLSLLDRGFVYAIAHVRGGEELGRPWYEDGKLLKKQNTFHDFIDVTETLVAQGYGARDQVYAMGGSAGGLLMGAIINQAPELYRGVVAQVPFVDVVTTMLDESIPLTTGEYDEWGNPNQKRYYDYMKSYSPYDQVKAQAYPNLLVTTGLHDSQVQYWEPAKWVAKLRELKTDDNQLLLSTDMDAGHGGKSGRFKAYEDIALEFAFILELAKPKA; encoded by the coding sequence ATGTTCATCTTTCCCCGAGGGTTGCTGCTGCTGGCTTGTCTGGTCGCCGTGCCCTGTACCCATGCCAATGAAGAGCCCGTCATGCCGACAAGCGAAACCCCCATCCTGCCTCCTGTGGCCCCCAAGCACCCCCATACCCTGAAAAAGCACGGGGACGTCCGGATCGACAACTACTACTGGCTGCGTGACGACGAGCGGCAGAAGCCCGAGGTGCTGGATTATCTCAAGGCCGAAAACGCCTACACCGAGGCCATGCTCAAGCCAGTCCGGCCGCTGCGCGACCAGCTCTACAAGGAGATGGTGGCCCGCATCCCCCAGCAGGACGAGTCGGTGCCCTATGTGAAGAACGGCTACCGCTATCAGACCCGCTATGAGCCGGGCAAGGAGTACGCCATCTACTCCCGCACCAGGGTGGGGGAGAAGGACGCCAGCCTGATGCTGGACAGCAACCAGCGCGCCGAAGGCCACGAATTCTATTCGCTGGGGGCCCTGGAGGTGAGCCGCAACAACCGCTGGCTGGCGGTGGCGGAAGACTTCCTCTCCCGCCGTCAGTACCAGATCCAGTTCCTCGATCTGGAGAGCGGCACCTGGGCGACAGACAAGCTGGAAAACACCTCGGGCAACCTGGTGTGGGCCAACGACAGCAAGACGGTGTTCTATGTGCGCAAGCACCCCAAGACACTGCTGCCCTATCAGGTCTATCGCCACGAGCTGGGCAGCGACCCCGCCAAGGACCAGCTGGTCTACGAGGAGAAGGATGACAGCTTCTACGTCAGCCTCTATGCCACCACCTCGGAAGACTTCATCGTCATCGCCCTCTCCAGCACCACCACCAGCGAGGCGCGCCTCATCGACGCCAACACGCCGGTCCAGGCGCCGCGCCTGTTCCTGCCCCGTCAGGTGGATCACGAATACAGCCTGGATCACTACCGCGGCCGCTTCTATGTGCGCTCCAACAAGGACGGCAAGAACTTCGGCCTGTACGAGACCAGGGAGAGCCCGGTGGATCGCTGGAAGGCGGTGATAACCCCCAATCCGGACGTGCTGCTGGAGAGCTATGCCCTGTTCAGGGACTGGCTGGTGCTGGAGGAGCGCAGCAAGGGGCTGACCCGGCTGCGCCAGATCAACTGGCAGAGCGGCGAGCAGAAAGAGATCGCCTTCGATGATCCCACCTATGTCACCTGGCTCGCCTACAACCCGGAGCCGGAGACCAGCGCCCTGCGCTATGGCTACTCCTCCATGACCACGCCGTCCTCCACCTATGAGCTGAACCTGGACAGCGGCAAGCGCACCCTGCTCAAGCAGCAGCCGGTGGCGGGCTTCAAGGCCGACAAGTATGCCAGCGAGCGGGTCTGGGTGACCGCCCGCGACGGGGTAGCTGTGCCTGTCTCCCTGGTCTATCGCAAGGATCTGTTCAAGAAGGAGGGCAAGAACCCCCTGCTGGTCTATGGCTACGGCTCCTACGGCGCCAGCATGGATCCCGACTTCAGCAGCTCGCGCCTGAGCCTGCTGGACAGGGGCTTCGTCTACGCCATCGCCCATGTCCGGGGCGGCGAGGAGCTGGGGCGCCCCTGGTATGAAGATGGCAAGCTGCTGAAAAAACAGAATACCTTCCACGACTTCATCGACGTGACCGAGACGCTGGTGGCCCAGGGCTATGGCGCCAGGGACCAGGTCTACGCCATGGGGGGCAGCGCCGGCGGCCTGCTGATGGGGGCCATCATCAACCAGGCGCCAGAGCTCTATCGCGGCGTGGTCGCCCAGGTGCCCTTCGTCGACGTGGTCACCACCATGCTGGACGAGTCCATCCCCCTCACCACAGGGGAGTACGACGAGTGGGGCAACCCGAACCAGAAGCGCTACTACGACTACATGAAGAGCTACAGCCCCTACGATCAGGTCAAGGCGCAAGCCTACCCCAACCTGCTGGTCACCACGGGTCTGCACGACTCCCAGGTGCAGTATTGGGAGCCCGCCAAGTGGGTCGCCAAGCTGCGGGAGCTGAAGACGGACGACAACCAGCTGCTGCTCAGCACCGACATGGATGCCGGTCACGGCGGCAAGTCGGGGCGATTCAAGGCCTACGAGGACATAGCCCTGGAATTCGCCTTTATCCTGGAGCTGGCCAAGCCGAAGGCATAA
- a CDS encoding DUF411 domain-containing protein, whose translation MYKSLLLAVLAGTVSFSALATEQMTVYKSKYCGCCKTWIKHMEENGFAVKVVETEQLEPVKQQYGITPQLASCHTGVVNSYVVEGHVPAADVQKLLKEKPAIRGLTIPGMPQSAPGMDIPGQPYQVLSISEEGATKVWSSYPG comes from the coding sequence ATGTACAAGTCTCTGTTACTGGCCGTGCTGGCCGGTACCGTCAGTTTTTCTGCTCTGGCAACCGAGCAGATGACAGTCTACAAGTCCAAGTATTGCGGCTGCTGCAAGACCTGGATCAAGCACATGGAAGAGAACGGCTTTGCGGTCAAGGTCGTCGAAACCGAGCAGCTTGAACCCGTCAAGCAACAGTACGGCATCACCCCGCAGCTGGCTTCCTGCCACACCGGGGTGGTGAACAGCTATGTGGTGGAGGGACATGTGCCCGCCGCCGACGTGCAGAAGCTGCTCAAGGAAAAACCGGCGATCCGCGGCCTGACCATTCCGGGCATGCCCCAGAGTGCACCGGGCATGGATATTCCGGGTCAGCCCTACCAGGTGCTGAGCATCAGCGAGGAGGGCGCGACCAAGGTCTGGTCGAGCTATCCCGGCTGA
- a CDS encoding SDR family oxidoreductase, which yields MSKSLVVITGASAGIGAAIARAFSAAGHPLLLLARRVEPMQALNLPDALCVGVDVTDTAAMKAAVQQAEARFGPVGCLVNNAGVMLLGRADVQDPAEWQQMLNINVLGVLNGVHAVLAGMKARRSGTIINISSIAGRKTFPNHAAYCATKFAVHALTENIREEVADVGVRMVTIAPGAVETELLSHTTDESIKAGYHGWKEEMGGVIAPEVIAEAVLYAWNQPANVCVREIVLAATRQQP from the coding sequence ATGTCCAAGTCCCTCGTCGTGATCACCGGTGCCTCCGCCGGGATCGGTGCCGCCATCGCCCGCGCCTTCTCTGCCGCCGGTCACCCTCTGCTGCTGCTGGCCCGCCGGGTCGAGCCCATGCAGGCGCTAAACCTGCCCGATGCGCTCTGTGTCGGGGTCGATGTCACCGACACCGCCGCCATGAAGGCCGCCGTCCAGCAGGCGGAAGCTAGATTCGGCCCTGTGGGCTGCCTGGTCAACAACGCGGGCGTCATGCTGCTGGGTCGTGCCGACGTGCAGGATCCCGCCGAGTGGCAGCAGATGCTCAACATCAATGTGTTGGGGGTGCTGAACGGCGTGCATGCCGTGCTGGCCGGGATGAAGGCGCGCCGCAGCGGCACCATCATCAACATCAGCTCCATCGCCGGTCGCAAGACCTTCCCGAACCATGCCGCTTACTGCGCCACCAAGTTCGCGGTGCATGCCCTGACCGAGAACATTCGGGAAGAGGTGGCGGACGTCGGCGTGCGGATGGTGACCATAGCCCCTGGGGCGGTGGAAACCGAGCTGCTCAGCCACACCACGGACGAGAGTATCAAGGCCGGCTACCACGGCTGGAAAGAGGAGATGGGTGGCGTCATCGCCCCCGAGGTGATTGCCGAGGCGGTGCTCTATGCCTGGAACCAACCCGCCAACGTCTGCGTGCGCGAGATAGTGCTGGCAGCCACCCGCCAGCAACCCTGA
- a CDS encoding LysR family transcriptional regulator, whose translation MLDLRLLRFFIAIYEEKNITAAAARCHVSQPSLSAGLRQLEEALGDSLFIRGKKGVEAKDPAHYLYPHAVKLVEEARRLPTLFRQKATRARLNIAIMPDLSRRRLAGLLQRVQGVLPELDLTLSDYGTPADCRLTLDALRREDEIFLPLWEEDYVLCVPVDHSLASRERIPLAELQHHDFIECPPCEAHQQTLGLLACDRLTLNLVAKAESKGLVMALVLAGVGISFLPDGLVEDEPGLRTVAVSGPRMFRRIGLCYPAHQTLNPALRDLIPELAGRGAS comes from the coding sequence ATGCTGGACCTGAGATTGCTACGCTTCTTCATCGCCATCTATGAAGAGAAGAACATCACGGCGGCGGCGGCACGCTGCCACGTCAGTCAACCCTCCCTCTCGGCGGGGCTGCGCCAGCTCGAGGAGGCCCTCGGTGACAGCCTCTTCATCAGAGGCAAGAAGGGGGTGGAGGCCAAGGACCCGGCCCACTATCTCTATCCCCACGCGGTCAAGCTGGTGGAGGAGGCGCGCCGCCTGCCGACCCTGTTTCGCCAGAAAGCGACGCGCGCCAGGCTCAACATCGCCATCATGCCGGACTTGAGCCGCCGCCGGCTGGCCGGGCTGCTGCAGCGGGTGCAGGGCGTGCTGCCGGAGCTGGATCTCACCCTCTCCGACTACGGCACCCCTGCCGACTGCCGGCTGACCCTGGATGCCCTGCGCCGGGAGGACGAGATCTTCCTGCCGCTCTGGGAGGAGGACTATGTGCTCTGCGTCCCGGTCGACCATTCCCTTGCCAGTCGCGAGAGGATCCCGCTGGCAGAGCTGCAACATCATGATTTTATTGAATGCCCCCCCTGCGAAGCCCATCAGCAGACCCTAGGCCTGCTGGCTTGTGACAGGCTCACCCTCAATCTGGTGGCCAAGGCCGAGAGCAAGGGGCTGGTGATGGCGCTGGTGCTGGCGGGGGTGGGCATCAGCTTCCTGCCCGACGGGCTGGTGGAAGATGAGCCGGGTCTGCGCACTGTTGCGGTGAGCGGACCCCGGATGTTTCGCCGCATCGGGCTCTGCTATCCCGCCCACCAGACCCTCAATCCGGCGCTGCGCGACCTGATCCCGGAACTGGCGGGCCGGGGTGCTTCTTGA
- a CDS encoding NAD(P)H-dependent oxidoreductase translates to MKRILIIFSHPALQSSRANRQLLQALDGLEGITLHDLYHHYPDMFIDVKREQALLSEHDIIVFQHPFYWYSCPAIMKEWMDLVLEYGYAYGPEAHALSGKQWLSAITTGGAPESYCSEGYNQRPLLDFLLPFQQTAQLCGMQWLPPFVLHSFHKLKDPEALRRCGQDYRQLICALRDERLTPAQLAGSTYLRDLLGELS, encoded by the coding sequence ATGAAACGCATTCTGATCATCTTCTCACACCCGGCCCTGCAGAGTTCCAGGGCCAACAGGCAGCTGCTGCAGGCACTCGACGGCCTGGAGGGCATCACCCTGCACGACCTCTACCACCACTACCCGGACATGTTCATCGACGTGAAGCGGGAACAGGCCCTGCTGTCGGAACACGACATCATCGTCTTCCAGCATCCCTTCTACTGGTACTCCTGCCCGGCCATCATGAAGGAGTGGATGGACCTGGTGCTGGAGTACGGCTACGCCTACGGTCCAGAGGCCCACGCCCTCAGCGGCAAGCAGTGGCTCTCTGCCATCACCACGGGGGGCGCTCCCGAGTCATATTGCAGCGAGGGCTACAACCAGCGCCCGCTGCTCGACTTCCTGCTGCCGTTCCAGCAGACCGCGCAGCTGTGCGGCATGCAGTGGCTACCCCCCTTCGTGCTGCACTCCTTCCACAAGCTCAAGGATCCGGAGGCACTGCGCCGCTGTGGCCAGGATTACCGCCAGCTGATCTGCGCCCTGCGCGATGAGCGGCTGACCCCGGCCCAGCTCGCAGGCAGCACCTATCTGCGGGATCTGCTGGGGGAGTTGTCATGA
- the kefC gene encoding glutathione-regulated potassium-efflux system protein KefC, with protein sequence MGHGLLFDALIYLSAAVIAVPLAKRWGLGSVLGYLLAGIIIGPFLLGLVGEQKDVMHFAEFGVVLMLFLVGLELRPALLWQLKGPILGTGGLQVLLTSAALTGVGYLLGLPWQQGLAIGLILALSSTAIVLQSLQERKLMQSESGRSAFAVLLFQDIAVIPILAILPLLAIAPVVSNGNPDLAGWQHGLLVVAAIAGIVLGGHYLMRPVFRAIAQSHMREIFVAAALLLVIAIAVLMESVGLSPALGSFLAGVVLADSEYRHELEADIEPFKGLLLGLFFMSVGAGIDFGLFAAHPLLIPSLVIGLMLLKWGVLMVLGLIIRISPSQRWTFALALAQGGEFAFVLFSFAAQNKVLPGDTISLLTLVVALSMALTPLLLILNDRVIQPWFDYRNQADQPEHEQPELVEHPVIIAGFGRFGQIVGRLLHGHGIGTTILEQDASQIEMLRKYGYQVFYGDASRLDLLHAAGAHKAKLLVLSINDPATSLEVIEMVKKHFPHLKILARAQDRPHAHEILRHGVDSVHRETLGSAVDLGVEALTQLGFRANQAWRAGQVFKQYDNRLLREQVNYLDDEHTYINKSLQYREILSDLLQDDQEGQERTHAHNWNSGLPDNDKEAI encoded by the coding sequence ATGGGGCACGGATTGTTGTTTGACGCCTTGATCTATCTCTCGGCGGCGGTGATAGCGGTGCCGCTGGCCAAACGCTGGGGGCTGGGTTCAGTGCTCGGTTACCTGCTGGCGGGCATCATCATAGGCCCCTTCCTGCTGGGGCTGGTGGGGGAGCAGAAGGATGTGATGCACTTCGCCGAGTTCGGGGTGGTGCTGATGCTGTTCCTGGTCGGCCTCGAGCTGCGCCCTGCCCTGCTGTGGCAGCTGAAGGGCCCCATCCTCGGCACCGGCGGCCTGCAGGTGCTGCTCACCAGTGCCGCCCTGACCGGAGTGGGCTATCTCCTTGGCCTGCCCTGGCAACAGGGGCTCGCCATCGGCCTCATTCTGGCGCTCTCCTCCACCGCCATAGTGCTGCAGAGCCTGCAGGAGCGCAAACTGATGCAGAGCGAGAGCGGGCGCTCCGCCTTCGCGGTGCTGCTGTTCCAGGACATCGCCGTCATTCCCATCCTGGCCATACTGCCGCTGCTCGCCATAGCCCCTGTGGTCAGCAACGGCAATCCGGATCTGGCGGGCTGGCAGCACGGCCTGCTGGTGGTCGCCGCCATCGCCGGCATAGTGCTGGGTGGCCACTACCTGATGCGGCCGGTGTTCCGTGCCATAGCCCAGTCCCACATGAGGGAGATCTTCGTCGCCGCCGCCCTGCTGCTGGTGATCGCCATCGCCGTGTTGATGGAGTCGGTGGGACTCTCACCCGCCCTTGGCTCCTTTCTCGCCGGCGTGGTGCTGGCAGACAGCGAGTATCGCCACGAGCTGGAGGCGGACATAGAGCCGTTCAAGGGGCTGCTGCTCGGCCTCTTCTTCATGTCGGTGGGTGCTGGCATCGATTTTGGCCTCTTTGCCGCCCATCCCCTGCTCATTCCATCCCTGGTGATAGGGCTGATGCTCCTGAAATGGGGGGTGCTGATGGTGCTCGGCCTGATCATTCGCATCTCGCCTAGCCAGCGTTGGACCTTCGCCCTGGCGCTGGCACAAGGGGGGGAGTTCGCCTTCGTGCTGTTCTCGTTCGCCGCCCAGAACAAGGTGCTGCCCGGTGACACCATCTCGCTGCTGACCCTGGTGGTGGCGCTCTCCATGGCACTGACGCCGCTCCTGCTGATCCTCAACGATCGGGTGATCCAGCCCTGGTTCGACTACCGCAACCAGGCCGACCAGCCCGAACACGAGCAACCCGAACTGGTCGAGCACCCCGTCATCATCGCCGGCTTCGGCCGTTTCGGTCAGATAGTGGGGCGCCTGCTGCACGGCCACGGCATAGGCACCACCATACTCGAGCAGGACGCCAGCCAGATAGAAATGCTGCGCAAGTACGGCTATCAGGTATTCTACGGCGATGCCAGCCGGCTCGACCTGCTCCATGCCGCCGGGGCCCACAAGGCCAAGCTGCTGGTGCTCTCCATCAACGATCCGGCTACCTCCCTCGAGGTGATCGAGATGGTGAAGAAACACTTCCCGCACCTCAAGATACTGGCCCGCGCCCAGGACAGGCCCCATGCCCACGAGATCCTCCGTCACGGGGTCGACAGCGTGCACCGGGAAACCCTGGGATCGGCCGTGGATCTGGGGGTAGAGGCCCTGACCCAGCTCGGATTTCGGGCCAACCAGGCCTGGCGTGCGGGTCAGGTGTTCAAGCAGTATGACAACCGGCTGCTGCGGGAACAGGTCAACTACCTGGATGACGAGCACACCTATATCAACAAGAGCCTGCAATACCGCGAGATCCTCTCCGATCTGCTGCAAGACGATCAGGAAGGACAGGAGCGTACCCACGCTCACAACTGGAACAGCGGTCTGCCCGACAACGACAAGGAAGCAATATGA